The Miscanthus floridulus cultivar M001 chromosome 7, ASM1932011v1, whole genome shotgun sequence genome includes a region encoding these proteins:
- the LOC136467227 gene encoding uncharacterized protein isoform X1, with translation MLKKIGLPPKPSMRGATWVVDASHCQGCSVQFSLFTRKHHCQRCGGLFCSSCTQQRMVLRGQGDSPVRICDPCKKLEEAARHELRYGHKNRATRATTKSASKPEDEILSEILGGGERIQSLDSELPGRTTSSASTSRRTSNFSTNANGDGSFSAEAHNYELNDTASIFTPEELHQQAVEEKKRYKTLKSEGKPEEALRAFKHGKELERQAAALELELRRSRRMTTKAPNVSAAVGTSTTTGSDEAETKRSSTGKRIKKEKNDLASELRDLGWSDADLRDETKAAPMSLEGELSQLLREVAPKPLEGKRTGGVDKSQVNALKRQALLLKREGRLAEAKEELKKAKILEKQLEEQEILGEAEDSDDDLAAIIRNMDDDKNDDIFIDDPKFPAFNFEQILGASNDLATDGHFDVTDDDMNDPDMAAALKSFDWSEEDDKQLENLEPVSSSNQEVLKEQVLALKREAVANRRSGNVAEAMSLLKKARLLEKDLETEEPGSKVPSPEGQKTTHAEDATFAGMNARPISAPKSKLAIQRELLALKKKALALRREGKVDESEEELKKGSVLEKQLEELENSSKPPVAKETRSLPSNPPYKVEPPNISLADEVYEPEVTDNDMQDPALLSVLKNMGWEDAGSDSVETIDKPSISSHVVPHKSSKTKGQLQKELLGIKRKALALRREGKTTEAEEELEKAKVLEQQIAEIEESNDLSANQSVTSAGHQITENKYDVQHIPGVDATVHPSSVRNAMKGDEILPVHASESGTSQVTPCGSSSKPQIETTNSKQGDVGEESRAEHQKTQGDDTLKDEILLHKRKAVAFKREGKMAEAREELKLAKLLEKRLEGAQQDSMDGVGDSITPAVEQNSVVQQPASSSNHTDDVTSAPPAQVSKSTQPQKAMSSRDRLKIQRESLAHKRNALKLRREGKTAEADAEFELAKELESQLEESGNQSSSTGGKSSEPNDAIDERLLDPQIMSALRSIGWSDTDLSMQSSSAQPLNPMQPSSSQPPQKVEAKSSVAATSKPQSERSQLEEQIKAEKLKALNLKREGKQAEALEALRSSKRLEKKLNST, from the exons ATGTTGAAGAAGATTGGGTTGCCCCCGAAGCCGTCCATGCGAGGCGCCACATGGGTGGTGGATGCATCCCACTGTCAGGGTTGTTCTGTTCAGTTCTCCTTGTTTACTAGGAAG CACCATTGCCAAAGATGTGGGGGCTTGTTCTGCAGCAGCTGCACCCAGCAGAGGATGGTTTTACGTGGACAGGGTGATTCACCTGTTAGAATTTGTGATCCTTGCAAAAAGCTTGAGGAAGCAGCACGCCATGAGTTGAGATATGGGCACAAAAATAGAGCTACAAGAg CTACCACAAAATCTGCTTCGAAACCAGAGGATGAAATTCTAAGTGAAATTCTTGGAGGTGGAGAGCGTATCCAATCTCTGGATTCTGAGCTTCCTGGGAGAACCACAAGCAGTGCCAGTACCTCCAGAAGAACTTCTAATTTCAGTACAAATGCAAATGGAGATGGAAGCTTTTCTGCTGAAGCACACAACTATGAACTCAACGATACTGCATCTATTTTTACCCCAGAGGAGTTACACCAACAAGCTGTAGAAGAGAAGAAAAGGTACAAAACTTTAAAATCAGAAGGTAAACCAGAGGAAGCACTGCGGGCTTTCAAGCATGGTAAAGAACTTGAGAGGCAAGCTGCAGCGCTGGAATTAGAATTAAGAAGGAGTAGGAGAATGACTACAAAAGCGCCTAACGTCTCTGCTGCTGTTGGTACTTCGACGACTACTGGTTCTGATGAGGCTGAAACAAAAAGGTCTTCAACTGGGAAAAGGATTAAGAAAGAAAAGAATGATCTTGCCTCTGAGCTCAGAGATCTAGGCTGGTCAGATGCAGACCTTCGTGATGAAACAAAGGCTGCCCCTATGAGTCTGGAAGGAGAGTTGTCACAGCTTCTTAGAGAGGTGGCCCCCAAACCATTGGAGGGCAAGAGAACAGGTGGTGTTGATAAATCTCAGGTTAATGCTCTGAAGAGGCAAGCTTTACTGCTAAAGCGAGAAGGTAGGCTTGCTGAAGCAAAGGAAGAGCTCAAGAAGGCTAAAATTTTGGAAAAACAACTCGAGGAACAGGAGATTCTGGGTGAAGCAGAAGACTCAGATGATGATTTGGCTGCTATTATTCGGAACATGGACGATGATAAAAATGATGACATATTTATCGATGATCCAAAATTCCCTGCTTTCAACTTTGAACAAATTCTGGGTGCCTCTAATGATCTTGCCACTGATGGCCACTTTGATGTTACAGATGATGACATGAATGACCCAGATATGGCTGCTGCCCTAAAATCATTTGACTGGAGTGAGGAGGATGACAAACAATTGGAAAATCTTGAACCTGTTTCTTCTTCAAATCAAGAGGTACTCAAGGAGCAAGTACTTGCTCTAAAAAGAGAGGCTGTTGCAAACAGAAGGTCTGGTAATGTTGCAGAAGCCATGTCGTTGCTTAAAAAGGCAAGGCTACTTGAGAAGGATCTTGAAACTGAAGAGCCAGGCTCAAAGGTTCCTTCTCCAGAAGGACagaaaactacacatgcagaaGATGCCACTTTTGCAGGGATGAATGCCCGACCTATATCAGCGCCAAAAAGTAAGCTTGCAATTCAGAGAGAACTGTTGGCTCTGAAGAAGAAGGCACTAGCTTTGAGGAGGGAAGGGAAGGTGGATGAGTCTgaggaagagctgaaaaaaggTAGTGTTCTTGAAAAGCAGCTTGAAGAGCTTGAGAATTCCTCCAAACCACCTGTAGCAAAGGAAACCAGGAGCTTGCCATCTAATCCCCCGTACAAGGTTGAACCCCCAAATATCAGTCTTGCTGATGAGGTATATGAACCTGAGGTTACAGACAATGATATGCAGGATCCAGCATTGCTATCGGTGCTAAAAAATATGGGATGGGAAGATGCTGGTTCAGATTCTGTGGAAACAATTGACAAACCATCAATTTCTTCACATGTAGTTCCTCATAAATCATCAAAAACTAAGGGCCAGCTTCAGAAGGAATTGCTTGGTATAAAAAGGAAGGCTCTTGCACTCAGACGGGAAGGGAAAACCACTGAAGCTGAGGAGGAACTGGAGAAGGCTAAGGTCTTGGAGCAGCAAATTGCAGAGATCGAAGAATCAAATGACTTGAGTGCTAATCAAAGTGTTACTTCTGCTGGCCATCAGATTACAGAAAATAAGTATGATGTTCAGCATATCCCTGGTGTTGATGCAACTGTACACCCATCTTCAGTAAGAAACGCAATGAAGGGGGACGAAATATTGCCAGTGCATGCATCTGAATCTGGTACGTCACAGGTTACTCCATGTGGTTCTTCAAGCAAACCGCAGATTGAGACAACGAATTCTAAACAAGGTGATGTGGGAGAAGAAAGTAGAGCTGAGCATCAGAAAACACAAGGAGATGATACTCTTAAAGATGAGATATTACTTCATAAGAGAAAAGCAGTTGCCTTTAAGAGAGAAGGGAAGATGGCAGAAGCTAGAGAAGAATTGAAACTGGCGAAACTCTTAGAAAAGCGTCTTGAAGGTGCTCAACAAGACAGCATGGATGGTGTGGGTGACTCCATTACTCCTGCTGTAGAACAGAACAGTGTGGTCCAACAACCTGCTAGCTCCAGCAATCACACTGACGATGTAACTTCTGCCCCTCCTGCACAAGTGAGCAAGTCGACGCAACCTCAGAAAGCAATGTCCAGCCGTGACCGTCTCAAAATCCAACGCGAATCCCTCGCTCACAAGCGCAACGCCCTCAAGTTGCGGAGAGAAGGAAAGACTGCAGAAGCAGATGCAGAATTCGAACTTGCCAAGGAGCTAGAGAGCCAACTGGAAGAGTCAGGCAACCAAAGTTCAAGCACTGGGGGCAAGTCAAGTGAACCAAACGACGCGATCGACGAGAGACTTCTTGATCCTCAAATCATGTCTGCCCTAAGATCCATTGGTTGGAGTGACACGGATTTATCCATGCAATCTTCTAGTGCACAACCTCTGAACCCCATGCAGCCCTCAAGTTCTCAACCTCCGCAAAAAGTGGAAGCAAAGTCATCTGTCGCAGCGACCAGCAAACCTCAGAGCGAGAGAAGTCAACTTGAAGAACAGATCAAGGCGGAGAAACTGAAAGCGCTTAACTTGAAGCGGGAAGGGAAACAAGCAGAGGCCCTGGAGGCCCTTCGCTCCTCAAAGCGACTGGAGAAGAAGTTGAACTCAACTTAG
- the LOC136467227 gene encoding uncharacterized protein isoform X2: protein MVLRGQGDSPVRICDPCKKLEEAARHELRYGHKNRATRATTKSASKPEDEILSEILGGGERIQSLDSELPGRTTSSASTSRRTSNFSTNANGDGSFSAEAHNYELNDTASIFTPEELHQQAVEEKKRYKTLKSEGKPEEALRAFKHGKELERQAAALELELRRSRRMTTKAPNVSAAVGTSTTTGSDEAETKRSSTGKRIKKEKNDLASELRDLGWSDADLRDETKAAPMSLEGELSQLLREVAPKPLEGKRTGGVDKSQVNALKRQALLLKREGRLAEAKEELKKAKILEKQLEEQEILGEAEDSDDDLAAIIRNMDDDKNDDIFIDDPKFPAFNFEQILGASNDLATDGHFDVTDDDMNDPDMAAALKSFDWSEEDDKQLENLEPVSSSNQEVLKEQVLALKREAVANRRSGNVAEAMSLLKKARLLEKDLETEEPGSKVPSPEGQKTTHAEDATFAGMNARPISAPKSKLAIQRELLALKKKALALRREGKVDESEEELKKGSVLEKQLEELENSSKPPVAKETRSLPSNPPYKVEPPNISLADEVYEPEVTDNDMQDPALLSVLKNMGWEDAGSDSVETIDKPSISSHVVPHKSSKTKGQLQKELLGIKRKALALRREGKTTEAEEELEKAKVLEQQIAEIEESNDLSANQSVTSAGHQITENKYDVQHIPGVDATVHPSSVRNAMKGDEILPVHASESGTSQVTPCGSSSKPQIETTNSKQGDVGEESRAEHQKTQGDDTLKDEILLHKRKAVAFKREGKMAEAREELKLAKLLEKRLEGAQQDSMDGVGDSITPAVEQNSVVQQPASSSNHTDDVTSAPPAQVSKSTQPQKAMSSRDRLKIQRESLAHKRNALKLRREGKTAEADAEFELAKELESQLEESGNQSSSTGGKSSEPNDAIDERLLDPQIMSALRSIGWSDTDLSMQSSSAQPLNPMQPSSSQPPQKVEAKSSVAATSKPQSERSQLEEQIKAEKLKALNLKREGKQAEALEALRSSKRLEKKLNST, encoded by the exons ATGGTTTTACGTGGACAGGGTGATTCACCTGTTAGAATTTGTGATCCTTGCAAAAAGCTTGAGGAAGCAGCACGCCATGAGTTGAGATATGGGCACAAAAATAGAGCTACAAGAg CTACCACAAAATCTGCTTCGAAACCAGAGGATGAAATTCTAAGTGAAATTCTTGGAGGTGGAGAGCGTATCCAATCTCTGGATTCTGAGCTTCCTGGGAGAACCACAAGCAGTGCCAGTACCTCCAGAAGAACTTCTAATTTCAGTACAAATGCAAATGGAGATGGAAGCTTTTCTGCTGAAGCACACAACTATGAACTCAACGATACTGCATCTATTTTTACCCCAGAGGAGTTACACCAACAAGCTGTAGAAGAGAAGAAAAGGTACAAAACTTTAAAATCAGAAGGTAAACCAGAGGAAGCACTGCGGGCTTTCAAGCATGGTAAAGAACTTGAGAGGCAAGCTGCAGCGCTGGAATTAGAATTAAGAAGGAGTAGGAGAATGACTACAAAAGCGCCTAACGTCTCTGCTGCTGTTGGTACTTCGACGACTACTGGTTCTGATGAGGCTGAAACAAAAAGGTCTTCAACTGGGAAAAGGATTAAGAAAGAAAAGAATGATCTTGCCTCTGAGCTCAGAGATCTAGGCTGGTCAGATGCAGACCTTCGTGATGAAACAAAGGCTGCCCCTATGAGTCTGGAAGGAGAGTTGTCACAGCTTCTTAGAGAGGTGGCCCCCAAACCATTGGAGGGCAAGAGAACAGGTGGTGTTGATAAATCTCAGGTTAATGCTCTGAAGAGGCAAGCTTTACTGCTAAAGCGAGAAGGTAGGCTTGCTGAAGCAAAGGAAGAGCTCAAGAAGGCTAAAATTTTGGAAAAACAACTCGAGGAACAGGAGATTCTGGGTGAAGCAGAAGACTCAGATGATGATTTGGCTGCTATTATTCGGAACATGGACGATGATAAAAATGATGACATATTTATCGATGATCCAAAATTCCCTGCTTTCAACTTTGAACAAATTCTGGGTGCCTCTAATGATCTTGCCACTGATGGCCACTTTGATGTTACAGATGATGACATGAATGACCCAGATATGGCTGCTGCCCTAAAATCATTTGACTGGAGTGAGGAGGATGACAAACAATTGGAAAATCTTGAACCTGTTTCTTCTTCAAATCAAGAGGTACTCAAGGAGCAAGTACTTGCTCTAAAAAGAGAGGCTGTTGCAAACAGAAGGTCTGGTAATGTTGCAGAAGCCATGTCGTTGCTTAAAAAGGCAAGGCTACTTGAGAAGGATCTTGAAACTGAAGAGCCAGGCTCAAAGGTTCCTTCTCCAGAAGGACagaaaactacacatgcagaaGATGCCACTTTTGCAGGGATGAATGCCCGACCTATATCAGCGCCAAAAAGTAAGCTTGCAATTCAGAGAGAACTGTTGGCTCTGAAGAAGAAGGCACTAGCTTTGAGGAGGGAAGGGAAGGTGGATGAGTCTgaggaagagctgaaaaaaggTAGTGTTCTTGAAAAGCAGCTTGAAGAGCTTGAGAATTCCTCCAAACCACCTGTAGCAAAGGAAACCAGGAGCTTGCCATCTAATCCCCCGTACAAGGTTGAACCCCCAAATATCAGTCTTGCTGATGAGGTATATGAACCTGAGGTTACAGACAATGATATGCAGGATCCAGCATTGCTATCGGTGCTAAAAAATATGGGATGGGAAGATGCTGGTTCAGATTCTGTGGAAACAATTGACAAACCATCAATTTCTTCACATGTAGTTCCTCATAAATCATCAAAAACTAAGGGCCAGCTTCAGAAGGAATTGCTTGGTATAAAAAGGAAGGCTCTTGCACTCAGACGGGAAGGGAAAACCACTGAAGCTGAGGAGGAACTGGAGAAGGCTAAGGTCTTGGAGCAGCAAATTGCAGAGATCGAAGAATCAAATGACTTGAGTGCTAATCAAAGTGTTACTTCTGCTGGCCATCAGATTACAGAAAATAAGTATGATGTTCAGCATATCCCTGGTGTTGATGCAACTGTACACCCATCTTCAGTAAGAAACGCAATGAAGGGGGACGAAATATTGCCAGTGCATGCATCTGAATCTGGTACGTCACAGGTTACTCCATGTGGTTCTTCAAGCAAACCGCAGATTGAGACAACGAATTCTAAACAAGGTGATGTGGGAGAAGAAAGTAGAGCTGAGCATCAGAAAACACAAGGAGATGATACTCTTAAAGATGAGATATTACTTCATAAGAGAAAAGCAGTTGCCTTTAAGAGAGAAGGGAAGATGGCAGAAGCTAGAGAAGAATTGAAACTGGCGAAACTCTTAGAAAAGCGTCTTGAAGGTGCTCAACAAGACAGCATGGATGGTGTGGGTGACTCCATTACTCCTGCTGTAGAACAGAACAGTGTGGTCCAACAACCTGCTAGCTCCAGCAATCACACTGACGATGTAACTTCTGCCCCTCCTGCACAAGTGAGCAAGTCGACGCAACCTCAGAAAGCAATGTCCAGCCGTGACCGTCTCAAAATCCAACGCGAATCCCTCGCTCACAAGCGCAACGCCCTCAAGTTGCGGAGAGAAGGAAAGACTGCAGAAGCAGATGCAGAATTCGAACTTGCCAAGGAGCTAGAGAGCCAACTGGAAGAGTCAGGCAACCAAAGTTCAAGCACTGGGGGCAAGTCAAGTGAACCAAACGACGCGATCGACGAGAGACTTCTTGATCCTCAAATCATGTCTGCCCTAAGATCCATTGGTTGGAGTGACACGGATTTATCCATGCAATCTTCTAGTGCACAACCTCTGAACCCCATGCAGCCCTCAAGTTCTCAACCTCCGCAAAAAGTGGAAGCAAAGTCATCTGTCGCAGCGACCAGCAAACCTCAGAGCGAGAGAAGTCAACTTGAAGAACAGATCAAGGCGGAGAAACTGAAAGCGCTTAACTTGAAGCGGGAAGGGAAACAAGCAGAGGCCCTGGAGGCCCTTCGCTCCTCAAAGCGACTGGAGAAGAAGTTGAACTCAACTTAG
- the LOC136467228 gene encoding peptidyl-prolyl cis-trans isomerase CYP59-like yields the protein MKYSNGCLFRKVEKDFWAQTGDPTGTGTGGDSVYKFLYGDQARFFYAEIRPELRHSKTGTVAMASAGENCNASQFYITLRDDVDYLDDKHTVFRMVAEGC from the exons ATGAAGTACTCCAATGGGTGTCTGTTCCGCAAGGTGGAGAAGGATTTCTGGGCACAAACTGGCGATCCAACTGGAACTGGCACCGGTGGTGATTCCGTATACAA ATTTCTCTATGGTGATCAAGCTCGATTTTTTTATGCTGAGATCCGTCCAGAGTTAAGGCATTCAAAAACTGGAACTGTTGCTATGGCCAGTGCTGGTGAAAACTGCAATGCGTCG CAGTTCTACATTACCTTGCGGGATGACGTGGATTACCTTGATGATAAACACACT GTGTTTCGGATGGTTGCCGAAGGTTGCTGA
- the LOC136463688 gene encoding protein FLUORESCENT IN BLUE LIGHT, chloroplastic-like, with the protein MQAAGGHRAANLSSPSLSRFQCVFRLPGRAHLFSEGAAAAPLRVGSLPQPRTHGCGGLAHLEAMDGEAPRLPHALRRMLIDHQKMACPNLLKAAVLSTMTLLAVPLEASAETCQPPNSFANMPISIAVALIGAAVGGLLARQRKEELKRLNNQLRQINAALRRQAQIESFAPGLTYAPVGRTNETDVIVDPRKQQLVTNLRNGKNYMRNQDLDKAIVEFRTALELAESIGDRFEEKKAARGLGASLQRLGKYREAMRQYTKVLELSKETGEDSGCTEAYGAIADCYTELGDLERAAKIYDKYISRLQPGE; encoded by the exons ATGCAGGCGGCAGGCGGCCACCGCGCTGCCAACCTTAGCTCCCCGTCACTCTCGCGCTTTCAGTGTGTCTTCCGTCTCCCCGGCCGCGCCCACCTCTTCTCTG aaggcgcggcggcggcgccactgCGCGTCGGCTCCCTGCCCCAGCCACGGACCCATGGCTGCGGCGGTTTGGCGCACCTCGAAGCCATGGATGGGGAGGCGCCGCGGCTGCCGCACGCCCTCCGGAGAATGCTTATCGATCATCAG AAAATGGCATGTCCCAACCTTCTGAAAGCTGCTGTACTTTCAACCATGACATTACTTGCTGTACCTCTTGAGGCATCAGCGGAGACGTGTCAACCACCTAATTCTTTCGCCAATATGCCAATTTCAATTGCTGTAGCTCTAATAGGAGCTGCTGTTGGCG GATTGTTAGCACGCCAAAGAAAGGAGGAATTGAAGCGGCTCAATAATCAACTTCGCCAGATCAATGCAGCACTTAGAAGGCAGGCACAGATTGAATCATTTGCGCCAGGCCTTACTTATGCTCCAGTTGGGAGAACAAATGAAACCGATGTTATTGTTGACCCAAGGAAGCAGCAGTTGGTCACAAACCTGAGAAATGGGAAGAATTACATGAGGAATCAAGATCTTGATAAGGCTATAGTGGAGTTCAGAACAGCTCTGGAGCTTGCAGAGAGCATAGGCGATCGTTTTGAAGAAAAGAAAGCTGCACGGGGACTAG GTGCATCGTTGCAGAGGCTCGGAAAGTACCGAGAAGCAATGAGACAGTACACCAAGGTTCTGGAGCTGTCTAAGGAGACAGGTGAAGATTCTGGCTGCACCGAGGCGTACGGTGCCATAGCTGACTGCTACACCGAGCTGGGCGATCTGGAGCGAGCGGCGAAGATATATGACAAGTACATATCGAGGCTGCAGCCCGGCGAATAG
- the LOC136463690 gene encoding glycine-rich protein 3 short isoform-like — MASKALFLLALLAAAAVLATAADHAAHENNEKASNGAGVNDWHGGGGGGGHHGGGCRYRCCYYGRHGCERCCATPDEVPQQVNN; from the exons ATGGCGTCCAAGGCTCTCTTCCTGCTCGCGCTCCTCGCGGCGGCCGCCGTGCTCGCCACCGCCGCAGACCATGCTGCTC ATGAGAACAACGAGAAGGCGAGCAACGGCGCCGGCGTGAACGACTGGCACGGCGGGGGTGGGGGCGGCGGTCACCACGGCGGCGGCTGCAGGTACCGCTGCTGCTACTACGGACGCCACGGATGCGAGCGCTGCTGCGCGACCCCCGACGAGGTCCCACAGCAGGTGAACAACTAG